In Oenanthe melanoleuca isolate GR-GAL-2019-014 chromosome 9, OMel1.0, whole genome shotgun sequence, the following are encoded in one genomic region:
- the KPNA4 gene encoding importin subunit alpha-3, whose translation MADNEKLDNQRLKNFKNKGRDLETMRRQRNEVVVELRKNKRDEHLLKRRNVPHEDICEDSDVDGDFRVQNTSLEAIVQNASSDNQGIQLSAVQAARKLLSSDRNPPIDDLIKSGILPILVHCLERDDNPSLQFEAAWALTNIASGTSEQTQAVVQSNAVPLFLRLLHSPHQNVCEQAVWALGNIIGDGPQCRDYVISLGVVKPLLSFISPSIPITFLRNVTWVMVNLCRHKDPPPPMETIQEILPALCVLIHHTDVNILVDTVWALSYLTDAGNEQIQMVIDSGIVPHLVPLLSHQEVKVQTAALRAVGNIVTGTDEQTQVVLNCEALSHFPALLTHPKEKINKEAVWFLSNITAGNQQQVQAVIDANLVPMIIHLLDKGDFGTQKEAAWAISNLTISGRKDQVAYLIQQNVIPPFCNLLTVKDAQVVQVVLDGLSNILKMAEEEAETIANLIEECGGLEKIEQLQNHENEDIYKLAYEIIDQFFSSDDIDEDPSLVPEAIQGGTFGFNSSANVPAEGFQF comes from the exons aCTATGAGAAGGCAAAGAAATGAAGTTGTCGTGGAGTTGAGAAAG AACAAAAGAGATGAGCATCTCCTAAAGAGAAGGAATGTTCCTCATGAAGATATCTGTGAAGATTCTGATGTAGATGGGGACTTTAGAGTG CAAAACACTTCTTTGGAGGCAATAGTACAG aaTGCTTCAAGTGACAACCAGGGTATTCAGTTAagtgctgtgcaggcagcaag GAAGCTGCTGTCCAGTGACCGCAACCCACCCATCGACGACCTAATAAAATCAGGAATATTACCCATCCTAGTGCACTGTCTTGAAAGAGATGACAA tcCTTCCTTGCAGTTTGAAGCTGCGTGGGCTCTGACAAACATTGCCTCTGGAACCTCAGAGCAGACCCAGGCTGTAGTTCAATCCA ATGCTGTGCCGCTTTTCCTGAGACTGCTGCATTCACCTCATCAAAATGTTTGTGAGCAAGCAGTGTGGGCTTTAGGAAATATCATAG GTGATGGACCCCAGTGTAGAGATTATGTCATTAGCCTTGGAGTAGTGAAGCCACTGCTGTCCTTCAtcagcccctccatccccatcACCTTCCTCAGGAATGTCACCTGGGTCATGGTGAACCTGTGTCGCCACAAAGACCCCCCTCCCCCAATGGAAACCATCCAGGAG ATCCTGCCAGCACTCTGTGTTCTAATTCACCACACGGATGTAAAT ataTTGGTGGATACAGTCTGGGCTCTCTCCTATCTCACGGATGCTGGCAATGAGCAGATCCAGATGGTGATAGACTCTGGAATTGTCCCTCACTTGGTTCCTCTCCTCAGCCACCAGGAAGTCAAAGTCCAG acagCTGCACTGAGAGCTGTGGGGAACATTGTCACTGGCACCGATGAGCAGACACAGGTTGTCCTCAACTGTGAAGCTCTCTCCCACTTCCCAGCACTTCTGACACATcccaaagaaaaaattaataag gaAGCAGTGTGGTTCCTATCTAACATCACTGCAGGAAACCAGCAGCAAGTTCAGGCAGTAATAGATGCAAACCTTGTTCCAATGATAATCCATCTTCTAGATAAG ggggattttgggactCAGAAAGAAGCTGCTTGGGCAATAAGCAACTTAACAATCAGTGGAAGAAAAGACCAG GTGGCTTACTTAATTCAACAAAATGTAATTCCTCCCTTCTGCAATTTGCTGACAGTAAAAGATGCACAAGTTGTGCAAGTGGTTCTGGATGGACTAagtaatatattaaaaatggcTGAAGAGGAAGCAGAAACCATAGCCAATCTTATAGAGGAGTGTGGAG GCCTGGAGAAAATTGAACAGCTACAAAACCATGAAAATGAAGACATCTACAAACTGGCTTATGAGATCATTGATCAGTTCTTCTCTTCAGATGAT ATTGATGAAGATCCAAGCCTTGTTCCAGAAGCAATCCAAGGAGGAACGTTTGGTTTCAATTCATCTGCCAATGTACCAGCAGAAGGGTTCCAGTTTTAG
- the TRIM59 gene encoding LOW QUALITY PROTEIN: tripartite motif-containing protein 59 (The sequence of the model RefSeq protein was modified relative to this genomic sequence to represent the inferred CDS: inserted 3 bases in 2 codons) — protein MERLEEELSCAICCDTFRDPRLLPCSHTFCAPCLQRLLRPPLGSCPTCRAPVAVPAPGPEALPLNLALKAVIERMQQEERAXGAAAAGGGGGGVGAXCSEHPRQPRNIFCLQERRLVCGRCVTIGRHRGHPIDDLRSAYGRARAASAQLREQLWDQSRCFQVLSCSQRLQQHKARCQGALQSHREAVLQRFKELGDALEQKKAALLSALDEVERCLSEKYDPLMEEVEKLKLEEKELKELHAALQEEESPLLFLEKLQGLQQRLQALREKRLPEPEPLEVQPSVEKVLQDISTAELGQLHKVPAPKLQLAQQRPAGHTAAAALWAALTEPSVVLLVLTSVVVVWHEEISSAALPAPLGQLWRFLLQIYQDCCTSLQDKVYELCYTSALPLQLCRRIFPDDFD, from the exons ATGGAGcggctggaggaggagctgagctgcgCCATCTGCTGTGACACGTTCCGCGACCCGCGGCTGCTGCCGTGCTCTCACACCTTCTGCGCTCCGTGCCTGCAGCGGCTGCTGCGGCCCCCGCTGGGCTCCTGCCCCACCTGCCGCGCCCCCGTGGCCGTGCCCGCGCCCGGGCCCGAGGCGCTGCCGCTCAACCTGGCGCTCAAAGCCGTCATCGAGaggatgcagcaggaggagcgag agggagcagcagcagcaggaggaggaggaggaggagtggggGC GTGCAGCGAGCACCCCCGGCAGCCGCGGAACATTTTCTGCCTGCAGGAGCGGCGGCTCGTGTGCGGCCGCTGCGTCACCATCGGCCGCCACCGCGGGCACCCCATCGATGATCTGCGCAGCGCCTACGGCAGGGCCCGGGCGGCCTCGGCGCAGCTCcgggagcagctgtgggatcaATCCCGCTGCTTCCAGgtgctctcctgctcccagaggctgcagcagcacaaggccCGCTGCCAGGGcgccctgcagagccacagggaagctgtgctgcagcGTTTCAAGGAGCTTGGTGATGCCTTGGAGCAGAAAAAAGCGGCTCTGCTGAGCGCGCTGGATGAAGTCGAGAGGTGCCTTTCCGAGAAGTACGATCCCCTCATGGAGGAGGTGGAGAAGCTGAAGTTGGAGGAGAAGGAGTTAAAGGAGCTGCACGCAGcgctgcaggaggaggagtcACCGCTGCTCttcctggagaagctgcaggggctgcagcagcggCTCCAGGCTCTCAGAGAGAAGCGGCTCCCGGAGCCCGAGCCCCTGGAGGTGCAGCCGAGCGTGGAGAAGGTGCTGCAGGACATTTCCACAGCTGAGCTCGGGCAGCTGCACAAGGTCCCTGctccaaagctgcagctggctCAGCAAAGGcctgcagggcacacagcagcagctgcactctGGGCTGCTCTCACCGAGCCCAGCGTTGTCCTGCTGGTCCTGACCTCGGTGGTGGTGGTGTGGCACGAGGAGATCTCATCTGcagccctcccagctcctctggggcagctctggagatTCCTGCTGCAGATTTACCAGGATTGCTGCACCTCCCTGCAGGACAAAGTGTATGAGCTGTGCTacacctctgccctgcccctgcagctctgcaggagaaTTTTTCCTGATGACTTTGATTAG